In Polyangia bacterium, the following proteins share a genomic window:
- a CDS encoding UdgX family uracil-DNA binding protein (This protein belongs to the uracil DNA glycosylase superfamily, members of which act in excision repair of DNA. However, it belongs more specifically to UdgX branch, whose founding member was found to bind uracil in DNA (where it does not belong), without cleaving it, appears to promote DNA repair by a pathway involving RecA, rather than base excision.) translates to MAMRDSERRRRVAWESAAQACRQCQRCPLYRKATQSVWGEGPLPATVMLVGEQPGDKEDRQGHPFVGPAGALLQKILAELDLVTRVYITNAVKHFSFVERGKVRLHKKPERSEVVACRPWLLQEVELVRPQVVVALGATAAFSLFGAAVTVMRDRGRPLALPATGLGKFAAAGLVTFHPSAILRAPTPERRRELRQMVHADLQTVARLVDERLETTAPAAP, encoded by the coding sequence ATGGCGATGCGAGACAGCGAGCGACGGCGGCGGGTGGCGTGGGAAAGCGCGGCGCAGGCCTGCCGGCAATGCCAGCGCTGCCCGCTTTATCGGAAGGCCACGCAATCGGTGTGGGGCGAAGGTCCGCTGCCAGCGACGGTCATGCTGGTGGGCGAGCAACCGGGGGACAAGGAAGATCGCCAGGGCCACCCGTTCGTCGGGCCGGCGGGCGCGCTGCTGCAGAAGATTCTCGCCGAGCTGGATCTGGTCACGCGCGTCTACATCACGAATGCGGTCAAGCACTTCAGTTTCGTCGAACGCGGCAAGGTCCGGCTGCACAAGAAGCCGGAGCGCAGCGAGGTGGTGGCGTGCCGGCCGTGGTTGCTCCAGGAAGTCGAGCTGGTGCGCCCGCAGGTGGTGGTGGCGCTGGGCGCAACGGCGGCCTTCTCTCTGTTCGGTGCGGCGGTGACGGTGATGCGCGATCGCGGGCGGCCGCTGGCGCTGCCGGCGACGGGGCTGGGAAAATTCGCCGCCGCCGGCCTGGTGACGTTTCACCCTTCGGCGATCCTGCGGGCTCCCACGCCCGAGCGGCGGCGGGAGCTGCGGCAGATGGTGCACGCTGATCTGCAGACGGTGGCCCGGCTGGTCGACGAGCGGCTGGAAACGACCGCGCCTGCCGCGCCATGA
- a CDS encoding squalene/phytoene synthase family protein produces the protein MTEIQNLLQKTSRTFALTIPFLPQPTRAEVEVAYLLFRIVDTFEDGALWTPRRRIDALGRFIELLASDPAAAAPLVAECAAEPPVARTDYMDLLAEMPLVLSSLAALRLPARAAIRRHVTRSAVGMATFIRRAGGDGTLALQTIRDLREYCYCVAGIVGEMLTELYLLGRPALAGVAKELESRAVAFGEGLQLVNILKDAQRDAEEGRTYLPRRAPLSEVVALAANDLATATEYVDLLTSAGAESGLVAFNSSISKLALANLQILRDRGLGAKLSRLQVAQIQAEVLRSALGSTGYESSIGAVSTHE, from the coding sequence ATGACCGAGATCCAAAATCTGCTTCAAAAGACCAGCCGGACCTTTGCCCTCACCATCCCGTTTCTCCCCCAGCCCACCCGAGCCGAAGTCGAGGTGGCTTATCTTCTGTTTCGGATCGTGGACACTTTCGAGGACGGGGCTCTTTGGACGCCGCGCCGGCGGATCGACGCCCTCGGTCGGTTCATCGAGCTTCTGGCCAGCGACCCCGCCGCCGCGGCACCGCTGGTCGCGGAGTGTGCCGCCGAGCCGCCGGTCGCGCGCACCGACTATATGGACCTGCTGGCGGAGATGCCGCTGGTGCTGAGTTCATTGGCCGCTCTCCGGCTGCCGGCGCGCGCCGCAATCCGCCGGCATGTGACCCGCAGCGCCGTCGGCATGGCCACGTTCATCCGCCGCGCCGGTGGAGATGGCACGCTGGCGCTGCAGACCATCCGGGACTTACGCGAGTATTGCTATTGCGTGGCCGGCATCGTCGGCGAGATGCTGACCGAGCTTTATCTTCTTGGTCGCCCGGCGCTGGCCGGTGTTGCCAAGGAGCTGGAGAGCCGCGCCGTCGCGTTCGGCGAGGGACTCCAGCTGGTGAACATCCTCAAGGACGCGCAGCGCGACGCCGAGGAGGGCCGAACCTATCTTCCCCGACGAGCGCCCCTCAGCGAGGTGGTGGCGCTGGCGGCGAACGACCTGGCCACGGCCACCGAGTATGTCGATCTGCTGACGTCGGCTGGCGCCGAATCCGGCCTGGTCGCCTTCAATTCGTCGATCAGTAAGCTTGCGCTGGCCAATCTGCAGATCCTTCGAGACCGCGGCCTCGGCGCCAAACTATCCCGGCTCCAGGTCGCGCAGATTCAAGCCGAGGTCCTTCGCAGCGCCCTGGGATCCACCGGGTACGAGTCGTCTATCGGTGCGGTCTCGACCCACGAATAG
- a CDS encoding BamA/TamA family outer membrane protein produces MVSDAPAPVYGAARIRLVPLPLYATLPNEGSTYGVMPVFFHVDAAGQATSIIAPSISWNSAAGVNTTFRYYDVADQARTLSLIVAASTNVNRSLRLEYKDVPGTPKRFTFEGQLIARRSLFFRYFGAGPDSNVADQSSYTRTLALLSVREGVNLLKHVNVGVRAGVRWDQPERRPIFALPATQDLFPNAVGLDGAALASAELSVRFDSRDGGDYDLRGLASELHLAFDQGLHHSDSFWQLTWHTRVLVPETSFLTGAARLYWTDELGGESVPFYYRSALGGEVLFRGFPDDRFVDRGAWEAEVEQRFRLLQTHFFNVVTDWRIDPFVAVGQVYPRFDALTSQVRRVIGLGFRAWVHPNVLGRVDVGYSNEGASVYVVLGYPY; encoded by the coding sequence GTGGTCAGCGACGCTCCGGCGCCTGTCTACGGCGCGGCGCGGATCCGGTTGGTTCCCCTGCCGCTCTACGCGACGCTGCCCAACGAGGGCAGCACCTACGGCGTGATGCCGGTGTTCTTTCACGTCGACGCCGCCGGCCAGGCAACATCGATCATTGCGCCCAGCATCAGCTGGAACTCCGCCGCCGGCGTCAATACGACTTTTCGATACTATGACGTCGCCGATCAAGCGCGGACGCTGTCGTTGATCGTCGCCGCCAGCACCAACGTGAATCGTTCTTTGCGCCTGGAGTACAAAGACGTCCCGGGGACGCCAAAGCGTTTCACCTTCGAAGGTCAGTTGATTGCGCGCCGGAGTCTTTTCTTTCGCTATTTCGGCGCGGGTCCTGACAGCAACGTCGCGGACCAATCCAGTTACACCCGCACGCTGGCGCTTCTCAGCGTTCGCGAAGGCGTCAATCTGCTGAAACATGTGAATGTCGGCGTGCGGGCTGGCGTTCGATGGGATCAGCCGGAACGGCGCCCGATCTTCGCGCTGCCGGCGACCCAGGATCTCTTTCCGAACGCCGTCGGCCTCGACGGCGCGGCGCTTGCGTCGGCGGAGCTGAGCGTGCGCTTCGATTCGCGCGACGGCGGCGATTACGATCTCCGCGGTCTGGCCTCCGAGCTTCACCTCGCGTTCGACCAGGGACTGCATCATTCCGATTCGTTCTGGCAGCTGACCTGGCACACGCGGGTGCTGGTGCCGGAGACCAGCTTCCTCACCGGCGCAGCCCGGCTCTACTGGACCGACGAACTGGGCGGTGAAAGCGTACCCTTCTATTATCGCAGCGCCCTCGGCGGCGAGGTGCTGTTCCGCGGTTTCCCCGACGATCGCTTCGTCGATAGGGGAGCCTGGGAAGCCGAGGTCGAGCAGCGCTTCCGGTTGCTGCAGACGCATTTTTTCAACGTGGTGACCGACTGGCGCATCGATCCTTTCGTCGCCGTGGGTCAGGTATATCCGCGTTTCGACGCGCTGACCTCGCAGGTGCGTCGGGTGATCGGTTTGGGATTCCGCGCCTGGGTGCACCCAAACGTGCTCGGCCGGGTGGACGTCGGGTATTCGAACGAAGGAGCCAGCGTCTACGTCGTGCTTGGCTATCCATATTGA
- the hpnH gene encoding adenosyl-hopene transferase HpnH, whose product MRFPLHIMTDMVTYQLGRSLHGEKRYPIVLMLEPLYACNLACVGCSTERHTGKIADRLPLETCLAAADACRAPFVSICGGEPTLYPELALLVSELIARNRHIYLCTNGLLLDSKVFGQVPPNKRLTINVHLDGMRQTHDRVCARAGVFDKAVEMIDRAKRRGYHLMTNTTVFKDTSVEEIEELCAFVSELGVDGMLVSPGYHYETVTKDIFLTRQEIQKKFQRVLELSKKYPLNSTPMYLEFAAGKREYDCSPWSTVTFTPRGWKGPCYLIGETYTADWDDFWKKTDWNYWESRRDARCQNCAMHSGFEASAVRGLGKSPRDLVRMAAWNLLG is encoded by the coding sequence ATGCGCTTTCCTCTTCACATCATGACCGACATGGTCACCTATCAGCTTGGACGATCGTTACATGGGGAAAAACGGTACCCGATCGTGTTGATGCTGGAGCCGCTCTATGCGTGCAATCTGGCCTGCGTGGGTTGCTCTACCGAGCGGCACACCGGAAAAATCGCCGATCGCTTGCCGCTCGAAACATGTTTGGCGGCGGCGGACGCCTGCCGCGCGCCGTTTGTTTCGATCTGCGGCGGAGAGCCGACCCTTTACCCAGAGCTGGCGCTTTTGGTGTCCGAGCTGATCGCGCGCAACCGGCACATCTATTTGTGCACCAATGGGCTGCTTCTGGACAGCAAGGTGTTCGGCCAGGTGCCGCCCAACAAACGCCTGACCATCAATGTCCACCTTGATGGAATGCGCCAGACCCACGATCGCGTTTGTGCGCGCGCCGGCGTTTTCGACAAGGCGGTCGAGATGATCGATCGGGCCAAGCGCCGCGGTTACCACCTGATGACCAATACGACTGTCTTCAAAGACACCTCCGTCGAAGAGATCGAGGAGCTTTGTGCCTTTGTCAGCGAGCTGGGCGTGGACGGCATGCTGGTGTCGCCGGGCTACCACTATGAAACGGTCACCAAAGACATCTTCCTCACCAGGCAAGAGATTCAAAAGAAATTCCAGCGCGTGCTCGAATTGTCGAAGAAATATCCGCTCAATTCGACGCCCATGTATTTGGAGTTCGCCGCCGGCAAGCGGGAGTATGACTGTTCGCCCTGGAGCACGGTCACTTTCACTCCACGTGGCTGGAAGGGTCCTTGTTATCTGATCGGCGAAACCTATACCGCCGATTGGGATGACTTCTGGAAGAAGACCGACTGGAATTATTGGGAGTCGCGCCGCGACGCCCGCTGTCAGAACT